The stretch of DNA TGCGGGAACAACTTTGGTTTAATTTTTGTGGTgaattttttcttgttttcagcAATGCTTTTTTCAACATTCAAATCTTCAACAGCCAGATCATCGCAAGTAGAATGAAAACTGCTCTGAGATGACCAGTTTTCATTCTCATCCTGAGGGGGGCTGCTGCTAAGGTGACGCTTCTTCCCGGTGATGCGAGAACCACAAGAATCATTTCTTGGCCTCTTTTTCTGGTTTCTATTGGGTTCCTTTTTCGCCAACACTTTGCAACACTGTCTGAGGTTCctgaacaaacacatttatcaCAATTCACAGTTAACCTGTCACTTATGAAAAACGAGTTTTAGTCGCGAGATTTAGGGCATTACCTCTGAAGTAAAATATGGGGTCTCGAACACAAGTCTTTATTGCtcttttccagatttttttgctttgcttttgtgCTTCGCTTCACGTGTGTGTGAAGACGCTGCAAAGTGTGAGCAAGATTCCTAAAAGACAAAATCTGTATCTCAGTCGAGATTTTGACTATTCACAGGTCACATTGTTTTGGTTTCACAATAGCTTTCATGAACCTTGAGACGCAACCCAAATTGTGCATAAAATCTGACCCCTTTGATATGAAAGTGCCAAATTAAAATCCCAGTTGGACAATAAAATGATAACGATAATTATcttgaaataatttttgttaatgataaatttaaaaacattcgataataattttatattataaaaactATAAACTGTGATTACACCTGACAATCACAGAAAATGGGGGGCACTGTTACGAGCTGcacgctagttccagaccaacgctcaggagaagaggaggaaacgtgtttttagcattTTGCCAATAGAGGCTAATACAAAGCATGAACGCAAGGGGACAATAACACGGCCTAAATAAacaattatgagatgcaggacaacactgaGCCAACACACTAAATGATCTAAGTGATTACCTCTGCGCAAAAAGAAGGGTGGCTAGTTGACGGTTGGATAATGCGGAGGAGCGAAGTGGAAGTTTCCCGGCCAGTCGGCCGGGGCTCCGCCGGGCCCTGCCCGCGGCCCCTGCCCTTGGCGTCGGCTGGTGCTTCGGCAGCCCATACCCTCAATtcagacatcatttttttgtccaacaaaagcaTCTTATATGCAAGTAAGACAATGAATGACTTATAAAGGAAAATTTTACCCAAACATTTTCATATGACTGATGAGGTCAATTTCAAACATAGTGCTGCAAGAGGATCTTTGAACTTTTCAGAATTAGcattttgtaacttgttaccgTAATAACTTTTGCAACCTGAATATGCCGAATGTAGTGACATttgtaccactgtattttgtctgtttttctaATTTTGCTCCTAATCTGTGGGTGTTGTCTATGCTCAGTCCACTCTAATCAACCCAACTCAGGTTTGGGTCAGTACGCAAGTTGGGCGATTACATATCCTTTATCCTACTCTTgcaagcaaatgttttttttttttaaatcagaggTGTGCTTTTTGAGTCATTGACATACTAATTAAGTTTCTCTTCATATGCTTATTGTTTCAATTCAATATCACAATTTAAAGATTGTATTGGAAATGGAATTTGTGGACGAATGTGTTAtggcagagagaaaaaaatggtgattttgTGAAATCGTGTTTTTGAAATCCAGTTTGGACTTACCCTCTCAAGTAAGGTAGCCTTGTTGGCATCCACTTTTTAAGCAATACCCAATGATCGCAGGTTAATGAGGTGGGATCTGAAATAGGAATCACAGGAACCTTTTTAAGAAAGCGTTGTTGTACAAacctattttctcgcatataagccaaatttgtaacaaaaaaaggttTCTGGATCATGGGTACGGCTTACATGCCCACAACACTTACAGCATTGCTATACTCTTTCAgcagtagatgtcggcaaattaaaatttactatttgttggttattttctttcgcattaagaaaacaaccattactggatgaaataccacatgcgatgatttttcttaagattttcccttcaaagtaacaactTTACTCCCTATTACAACCATGAATACGTaggttaaaattgtgaattaggggGCGACTTgtacacgagaaattgtaaaattcaacgattgcAGGGCAATTTGAAGggtgcggctaatatgcgagaaaatgcgtTATGTGcatggagtttgaatgtttccccgggcctgtatgggttttctcctgaAACTTTGGTTTTAtcctacatcccaaaagcatgcttggtaggctggtagaacacactaaattgcctctaggtatgagcgtaagagtgaatggttgtccatctccttatgccttgcaattggctgcccaccaatccAGGTTGTCTCGCGCCTTGTGCCCATAGTTGGTTGGGATCTGCTAACCCTAGGGCAAtaccccctgcgacctttgtggggataagcggtctggaaaatgaatgtatgaataatCTACACCAGTGGTCCCCAGCCCCCGGTTCGTGGACCGAAACCAATTCGCAAGCTACCTAGTGTCGGTCTGTAAAAAATCTTAACGTTTTTAATCTcaccctcctacttgaaatgagaaaagttgttataataataataaataattgctattatgcttgggacttgtttttttgccGGCATGGGTGTCATTCGTGCACAGACCCGACATTTTTCTTAAGTTTTGCCCTCCCCATTAGCCGGTCTGCAAGAAAATGAAAAGAGTTTTACCGGTCACCAGTACTAGGTAGAGAGCTCCACGACAAGCTTTTTGGATATCATCCAGGCAACAGAGGctttaaattgcaaaaaaaatgaaggatgtATTGGGGATTGGTTGGCAACCTATACAGTTTTCagctgattattttatttatttaatattgcacagcaacttttggtttgaaggcaaatttataaaaaataaagacgctTGTCAAAAATTCTGCAGCTTTTGTTTTggagggagttgtcttatctttattggacaacaaaacaacaacaacaaaactttttaaaatcaacatatttcatattctcttttcttataGTGAGTTAACATAtttactttcatatttgaataaggaggtaagtaatttatttactgattcaaagaagtttgaagtttcataatttgaataaaaaagatggttatcgtgataattatcgatagactgatttttttttaatcgtcatAACAGTTTTTGCTATATTGCACAGCTCTACTTACCATTATCCAAGAGTTTATCTTTGATAGGGGTTTTAAGCCTCTTTGCCTTCTGGTACAACCTACGGCATGAAAGGCATGGGCGTTTTCTTCTTTGGTTTTTGTTGGGTGCTGTGACTTTTGAAGGGTTATCAATGGTGCTCGAGGTACAGGGCTCTGCTGAAACATCTAATCTTCTATCAAGGAGCTGTATATCATTATCCTCCTCCTCAGGCTGTTCGACCACATGGCTGTTGATGATGTCAATGAGGTCATAGACATTTCCATCCTTCTGAGTTTGGTTGGTGTCAAAAAATCTTCTCCGTCTCTTGGACCGTATCTTCCGTGTAATTGTGCCTTCATTGGTACTGGGACTTTGGTCAATCTGCTTCTTAGACACTTTTTCCACTCCGGAACAACGTCTAGTTTTcatcttgtatctcaaattcagACTGTAAATAAATGAGCTGTAACCCAATAAACAGGCTTTTTAATGTGACTGAAGCCAGAATATGGATATTAAACGTTTAAGGTTACACCTCACCTTTGAGAGACAGACTTTATATGTGTTGATTCGAAGCAATGATTCATGACTACCACCTGGAGTCCTGTTGAATCGACAACAACAAATGTAACAAATTTAACAGTGAGGGTGAAATTAttacagacactcccctacttacgaacgagttacgctccgagcgcttgttcataagttgaaattgttcaaatgaagttgattcagtgctatattttgtattataatttatgtttaaggcctatatgagtatattgaaggtttatataagtgcatttgtatgtttgagGCTTGTATAAGTCACcaccattggtttgtactgaaaaaaaacatttaataaaatggagataatacatacagtactgtatacatacattagagagatggagaaatttactagaaactggccgaaagaagctatctaatgacgattgcagttttcttctttttttcatcataaatgatgcggtagcactgtatgccatcattcaattgatttgcaacgttcaatatttgggtcctgctgctcgatcttccTGTTTATAAATGGCACGGACGGTCGAacaattcaagttgtattcccgtgcgacgctcaccactttctcatgcGCATCCAGCTTcattattattgccactttcgtttcaaatgaaatggcttgcctcttccttgcacctccctcactagaagccgttcgcttttcaccaaccatattgaataatggatgcacgagatatttaatgataaaattgaaaaagattctttgcgcactggatatgtcacgcacttccgcactgcagaggaaggtagatgctgggtgagctgagctctcgcagtgccaggcgtcggtattagcggcggaaagaagcactactcggaaaaaggcgcgcaatacaaaatcaaactttcgaacaatttgcagacatgttcgtatgtactgttgttcgtaagttgaatgttcgtaagtaggggagcatctgCAGTTAAGGCAAAATCCAATTGTACGGTAATCGAAAACGACGTCAGTAATTTTGCTATTTACCACCTCGTGAGTGTTTGCATGTGCCATGTTAAACCGCTGGCTTATTTGCCACGCAACACGCTGTGACCCGAGTATTTACATTTGAGATTTGGGTTACCAAAGAGAGTCTTCATGTCATGGTGCACGGTGCTTCAAGCCTATTCCATCTGCCTCAGgcacgaggcaggggacaccctgaattggtggataGGCAATtccaggtcacaaggagacaaacaagaattcactcacacctaggggcagtttagagtttccaatcagcctaccatgcatgtctctggaatatgggaggaaaccggggtacccggagaaaatccacgcaggcccgggagaacatgcaaactctaaacAGGTGGACCTAACCGCTCATCCGACGGGCCGCCCTTTGAgatattacatttctttttttctttggtcAATCTCAGGCCACCTAGTCTCCCCCCATTCTCATTGAAAATGGTCAAAACTGTCATTCACTTCCCTactaaataaaatattgtaatattgttATTACAACTGGCTTAATTTGTATCTTCTGTATGATACAATTACCGTCCGTTACTGTGCCTGCTTTGAAATGAGAGTTTATGAAAAATCTTTAAATCAACACTTCACCTTTCTCGGTGACAATCACTGTGGACCAATATCCTCAATATGCTCTAATTCAGGGGTCTCAAACGCGCGCCCCGTGGGCCAAATGCGGACCGCGGGACGATAATTTGCGGCctgcgtcttaatatgcaagattaatgtccgtgcggcccgcaagattgatatgaatgacactgtgttcggagctggatgaaccaatcacggtgaagtatacggctctggagggtgggacattggccgggctgtccagtgcctcgctcactccgcTCGAAtcggagagctgccgtaatccaacaCGATCGGAgggcgaaagtgcgcatgcgccacagacccgcgcgactgaaagttaaatggtcaaatcgaaagtgcgcatgcgccacagaaccgcgcgactgaaagtaaaaaattcaatccgagactcattcctagtgtaaacacatattacagccccagagatgtctgtttcaaagcatGCCGTGAAGAGaagtcagtgatgagcacagacagtttcaagaaaagtggggagtgcaatatttctttgttgaatatggggatgagctctacttcactgaggtacgttggctcagcaggggaaatgtattgaagaaattttttgagttgagagcagaagcaaaagacttcatggagatagacggggttgctgttcctgtgctaagtgatcccaaatggctcatggacttagcttttcttgttgatatcacacatgagcttaatgtactgaacaagaagctacaaggccaggggcaacttacttgtcagtgctgcctttgacaacgtgagagcattctgcactaaacttttgtcatggaaagcccagctctctcgggcaaaccttttccatttcccagcatgcaaggctcttgtggatgcaggcacaccattcagtggtgagaaatatgtggaggccatttcgaagctgcaggaggaatttgatcacagatttgcagacttcaagacacacaaagccacatttcaaatttttacctttgatgtgcaagatgcccctcctgagcttcaaatggagctcattggcctgtagtgcaactctgcactcaaagccaagttcagggaggtgagtggagaagcagacaagcttgggcaatttttgagagttgacccccagtttccctgaactttcccgaatgttcaagcggaccatgtgcctttttgggagcacatacttgtgtgagaaactcttctccaccttgaacttcaataattccaagtataggtccagacttactgatgagcatcttcaagctctattgagggtctccactgcttcctccctcaagccaaatgtgactcagctatgtgagaagaagtgCTGCCAGGTCTCTCGCAGCAAGAAGTagacaagagaagctgtgtccagaatatttcatgttcaatgttccattcaagttcagaaagttaaaatttgaagagctgttaatacagacatttgaaacggaacaaaaataattagttttctctactttgccagccactgtatatctactgtattctcattatttttaatttttttttattacttattgatttattttttattaatctttaagttaatttaatccattattttttgttaaaaaataaagatatttgataacgttagaatgttttatcagcgcttttcttgtggaaatcctgatgtggcccagtctcacccagactctgcctcttgcggcccccaggtaaattgagtttgagacccctgctccaattggttcaaaataaatacacatgaCATTGGATCTCTCACCTATTTCATTCACTACAACAAGCTAGTGTTCAAATAAACCTGTTAAGCATTGATTCTTTTAACAAATCTATCTTGTGTGTTATAGTTAAGAATATACATTTATTGCGTTTGAATGAGAGGTGAGATCTTTAGCCCGAGCCCAAACCCAACCCGAAATTCGGAAACGGGTCTGGCAGAAATTCTCTACAGAGCAAAGTTAAGCAGAGTTAATGCAACGCTCAGCAATACGTGAAGAATTCAACAGGAAGGCGACTGTGGACAAAGCCACCACCATTCCACCActacaaatcagaaaaaaacagggGAGAAGCAAACTTTACAATtttgtggagagaaaaaaatccttaaaaagtgttttatgaGACGTGCGATCACCCACTTTAACAACGTTTGTCTTGTGcattttataaatattattaaaagtcGTCAAAGGCAATTGTCTTTGGATTGATTTTTCTCAAACCGTCTGCCAACACGCACCGCCAAAAGGGAACTTAAATCAAAACAAGTACGAAGCAGTGGCGATAACATAACGGGTAAAAAATTTGATGCCAAAGaaattataatatattaatGAAAAGGATTAAAATTTCAAAGTATACAGTCATACCCCAACCTACAATCAGCTCTACCTACGACATGGTTGAGGTACGatgaaaatttcgatcgaataattcatcctagatacgatcaaaattttgagatgcgaccaagccaggtggccataaCATGAGAAGcggtttatcattgtagcgcactgtatttttttgttgcatctctttcgtgtataacagatatctacgagcactgaatgATTTATTCAGGCGAGTTTCTCCTAGCGTCGACCAGGAAACGCACAACGCGCATGCGCGAGCAAAAAGAtggctttctgggtaatgaagtatactcgtgcacacaacaccgatagccaatggcaccctttctcagaataaaacttcattacccacaatcaatacgtggCTAAGctgagctgttgcatttcctgcTTTTCCTTACTTAGGAAGTTAGCTCCCGCGATTGCTCATTCAATGAttcaatttcatgattttttaagGATTTAGTTGATAGCTTTGGGACTGTGTAGCGAATCtgagtatttacatataaaatactgctctacttacaaaattttcaatttccaaaaaaagttccagaaccaattaatttcgtaagtagaggtacaactgtacttGCTTTATTAGGCTATACCtagatataaaaatacaaatattaggATGTATTGCCagttttatttatgtaaattATTGACAATAACATGACATTTACATTGTTGCATTTACTTGAGTCTCTTTGAGGAAAATGTAGTTCTAAGAGTAATTATTTGACACAATACTTTATACTTGAACTTGGGTAGATGTGCGAAGAAACGGTACTCTTACTCCATTCTGTTACGACTAAGAATGCCACAATACTGACTTTTTGAATTCCAAtccaatcagatttttttttttcaagagttTTACCGATACAGTTCCAATGCAGAACAGATGCACAAATTTTAAGACcagtaaaagtataaaatatataatgtaaatgATAAATTGC from Stigmatopora nigra isolate UIUO_SnigA chromosome 9, RoL_Snig_1.1, whole genome shotgun sequence encodes:
- the LOC144201540 gene encoding uncharacterized protein LOC144201540 isoform X2, with translation MNHCFESTHIKSVSQSSFIYSLNLRYKMKTRRCSGVEKVSKKQIDQSPSTNEGTITRKIRSKRRRRFFDTNQTQKDGNVYDLIDIINSHVVEQPEEEDNDIQLLDRRLDVSAEPCTSSTIDNPSKVTAPNKNQRRKRPCLSCRRLYQKAKRLKTPIKDKLLDNDPTSLTCDHWVLLKKWMPTRLPYLRGNLAHTLQRLHTHVKRSTKAKQKNLEKSNKDLCSRPHILLQRNLRQCCKVLAKKEPNRNQKKRPRNDSCGSRITGKKRHLSSSPPQDENENWSSQSSFHSTCDDLAVEDLNVEKSIAENKKKFTTKIKPKLFPQNSKRGGKAPKLKGPKKKTPAQNVKFQNMITQLRGNSSIIVKETH
- the LOC144201540 gene encoding uncharacterized protein LOC144201540 isoform X1: MASTYFSPLNGVPASTRALHAGKWKRFARESWAFHDKSLVQNALTLSKAALTRLQVVVMNHCFESTHIKSVSQSSFIYSLNLRYKMKTRRCSGVEKVSKKQIDQSPSTNEGTITRKIRSKRRRRFFDTNQTQKDGNVYDLIDIINSHVVEQPEEEDNDIQLLDRRLDVSAEPCTSSTIDNPSKVTAPNKNQRRKRPCLSCRRLYQKAKRLKTPIKDKLLDNDPTSLTCDHWVLLKKWMPTRLPYLRGNLAHTLQRLHTHVKRSTKAKQKNLEKSNKDLCSRPHILLQRNLRQCCKVLAKKEPNRNQKKRPRNDSCGSRITGKKRHLSSSPPQDENENWSSQSSFHSTCDDLAVEDLNVEKSIAENKKKFTTKIKPKLFPQNSKRGGKAPKLKGPKKKTPAQNVKFQNMITQLRGNSSIIVKETH